The following are encoded in a window of Physeter macrocephalus isolate SW-GA chromosome 9, ASM283717v5, whole genome shotgun sequence genomic DNA:
- the ZNF510 gene encoding zinc finger protein 510 gives MSPHPEAVTDCVTMETVDQLAEAYSSQFSAFSQEQQKMNISQASVSFKDITVELTQEEWQQMGPIQKTLYRDVMLENYNNLVSVGYCIFKPEVIFKLEQGEEPWFLEEEFSNQSHKEDYRDENLIKRNKKIKDKHLQQVTFINNKQLPREEEEVLRKPFNLHIVPVSSSKMSCKCDSCRVNSQSISQFIINSRTYSTKKTDCYNVCENLPFKIKLERTHTGQKFYEYNKNQETLSYKENLPEHQKCQTLKQAFEFNGIGKAFYVETACVKHKSTHTGQQSCKDEAFRKSYDKTTLFHHERTGTGEKHSHLNQCGKSFCEKSAIKEYNKFNMTVKHCECIKSGNNFSRKSYLTQPQRTLTEENPLVCNDRTQTGDKHFECHENRKSYQKAHKVRQRTHYEVKPYKCNECGKSFCQKGHLIQHQRTHTGEKPFECNECGKTFSQKSHLSTHQRIHTAEKPYKCNDCGKTFVQKSTLRGHQRIHTGEKPYECCDCGKTFVQKSTLRDHHRIHTGEKSFQCNECGKTFGQKSNLRIHQRTHSGEKTYHCKECEKSFWRKDHLIQHQKTHTGEKPFKCNECGKTFARTSTLRVHQRIHTGEKPFKCNECGKKFVRKAILSDHQRIHTGEKPFQCNKCGKTFGQKSNLRIHQRAHSGEKSYECNEYGKLPKKSTLNVYKRIQGGGKPY, from the exons ATGTCACCACATCCAGAAGCCGTCACAGACTGTGTGACCATGGAAACTGTAGATCAGCTTGCAGAAG CTTATTCTTCACAGTTCTCTGCATTCTCTCAGGAGCAGCAGAAAATGAACATATCTCAG GCCTCAGTGTCATTCAAGGACATAACTGTCGAACTCACCCAGGAGGAGTGGCAGCAAATGGGTCCTATTCAGAAAACCCTCTACAGAGATGTGATGCTAGAGAACTACAACAACCTAGTCTCAGTGG GGTACTGCATTTTCAAACCAGAGGTGATCTTCAAGTTGGAGCAAGGAGAAGAGCCTTGGTTCTTAGAGGAAGAATTCTCAAACCAGAGCCATAAAG aagaCTACAGAGATGAAAATCTAAtcaagaggaacaaaaaaatcaaagacaaacaCCTGCAGCaagtaacatttataaataataaacagttgcctagagaggaagaagaagtttTGAGAAAACCATTTAATCTGCACATAGTTCCTGTTTCTTCATCAAAAATGTCCTGTAAATGTGACTCATGCAGAGTGAATTCGCAAAGTATTTCTCAATTTATCATTAATAGTAGAACCTattcaacaaaaaaaacagattgttataatgtatgtgaaaatttGCCTTTCAAAATTAAGCTTGAAAGAACTCATACTGGACAgaaattttatgaatataataaaaatcaggAAACCCTCAGTTATAAGGAAAATCTTCCTGAACATCAAAAGTGTCAAACATTGAAGCAAGCTTTTGAATTTAATGGGATTGGAAAAGCCTTCTATGTTGAGACTGCCTGTGTTAAACATAAGAGTACTCATACAGGACAACAATCCTGTAAAGATGAAGCGTTTAGGAAAAGCTATGACAAGACAACTCTCTTTCACCACGAAAGAACTGGGACAGGGGAGAAACACTCTCATCTTAACCAGTGTGGGAAATCCTTCTGTGAGAAGTCAGCTATCAAGGAATACAATAAATTTAACATGACTGTGaaacactgtgaatgtattaaaAGTGGGAATAATTTCAGCAGGAAGTCATACCTTACTCAACCTCAGAGAACTCTCACAGAAGAGAATCCATTGGTATGTAATGACAGAACACAAACTGGAGATAAACACTTTGAATGTCATGAAAATAGGAAGTCTTACCAGAAAGCTCACAAAGTACGCCAGAGAACTCATTATGAAGTAAAACCctataaatgtaatgaatgtgggaaatccttctGTCAAAAAGGACATCTCATTCaacatcagagaactcacacaggagagaaaccatttgaatgtaatgaatgtggaaaaactTTCTCCCAGAAGTCACACCTCAGTacacatcagagaattcacacagcagagaaaccctataaatgtaATGACTGTGGGAAAACATTTGTCCAGAAGTCAACCCTCAGGggacatcagagaattcacacaggagagaaaccctatgaatgttgTGATTGTGGGAAAACTTTTGTTCAAAAGTCAACCCTCAGAGATCATCACAGAATTCACACAGGGGAGAAATCCTTTCAATGTAACGAATGTGGGAAAACTTTTGGCCAGAAGTCAAACCTCAGAATACATCAGAGAACTCACAGTGGTGAGAAAACTTATCACTGTAAAGAATGTGAAAAATCCTTCTGGCGAAAAGACCATCTCATTCAACAtcagaaaacacacacaggagagaaaccatttaaatgtaatgagtgtgggaaAACTTTCGCCCGGACATCAACCCTCAGAgttcatcagagaattcacactggggagaaaccatttaaatgtaatgaatgtgggaaaaaATTTGTCCGGAAGGCAATCCTTAGTgatcatcagagaattcatacagggGAGAAACCCTTTCAGTGTAATAAATGTGGGAAAACTTTTGGCCAGAAATCAAACCTTAGAATACATCAGAGAGCTCACAGTGGGGAGAAATCTTATGAATGTAATGAATATGGAAAATTGCCTAAGAAGTCAACCCTAAATGTATACAAGAGAATTCAGGGAGGGGGAAAACCATACTGA